A genomic window from Ignavibacteria bacterium includes:
- a CDS encoding type II toxin-antitoxin system RelE/ParE family toxin, translating into MACRIVWTPQAKIDRFDILNFYLESGTPKSTLIKLDNKIRNIIEYLSFFPELGVAYKAKNARILYKENYSIIYRIEGKDILILQIWDTRQNPKNLPL; encoded by the coding sequence ATGGCTTGCAGAATAGTCTGGACACCTCAGGCAAAAATTGACAGGTTTGATATACTGAATTTTTACCTTGAAAGCGGAACACCAAAAAGTACTCTTATAAAGCTGGATAATAAAATAAGAAATATTATCGAATACTTAAGTTTCTTTCCTGAACTTGGCGTTGCTTACAAAGCTAAAAATGCAAGAATTTTATATAAAGAAAACTACAGCATAATCTATAGAATTGAAGGTAAAGACATTTTAATTCTTCAAATTTGGGATACAAGACAGAATCCAAAGAATTTGCCTTTATGA
- the nirD gene encoding nitrite reductase small subunit NirD codes for MSESIYKKVCKISDLPNRRGRKFTIAEDTDVAIFKVGEKIYAVSNVCPHNQSNVMNEGYVDEELFVACPIHGWQFSLESGKVPEGCKGLSASLETYGVKIENDEVWVEVKEKKKKWFL; via the coding sequence ATGAGCGAGTCCATCTACAAAAAAGTTTGCAAAATAAGCGATCTGCCTAACAGGCGCGGGCGGAAATTCACGATTGCCGAGGATACGGATGTTGCTATTTTTAAGGTTGGTGAGAAGATCTACGCTGTATCGAATGTATGCCCGCATAACCAGTCAAACGTTATGAATGAGGGCTACGTTGATGAAGAATTATTTGTTGCCTGTCCAATACATGGCTGGCAGTTCAGCCTTGAAAGCGGCAAAGTTCCCGAAGGCTGCAAAGGCCTGAGTGCATCACTTGAAACCTACGGAGTTAAAATTGAGAATGATGAAGTTTGGGTTGAGGTGAAAGAGAAGAAAAAGAAATGGTTCCTTTAA